The following proteins are co-located in the Xyrauchen texanus isolate HMW12.3.18 chromosome 43, RBS_HiC_50CHRs, whole genome shotgun sequence genome:
- the sftpba gene encoding prosaposin isoform X2, protein MTAIKLVISIALLVSVNARSVDPGSMMNVLMGEDDIMRGDMCQDCTQIFELLKDLMSKEDFQAKLASTLERLCDKLPAQATKICHDEVEKTLPLAISFLTNMMKPEEICTYLGLCGGRDNGMMRELLLNHIYKTVSVPTMKLEWSVQCSVCTYIVRTVEYLFPKEKAQSVITTLLESLCTEFPTLVQSQCNNIVEQYVQLLIDMLVNSSSPNFICKLLSFCEILEIPFKERVLSDCDSCLTLAILTHMHLGSNATKSQTASFLDSVCQLHLTAMPKCQIYTQRHGNHLSMFLGKEQGALDVCKRANLCVAPDKELVMAGDPCSSGPNYRCKDLQTALECGAVSFCQMNVWG, encoded by the exons ATGACGGCCATCAAACTTGTGATCTCCATTGCCCTTCTAGTTTCAG TCAATGCACGTTCAGTTGATCCTGGAAGTATGATGAATGTCCTGATGGGTGAGGATGACATTATG AGAGGTGACATGTGTCAGGACTGCACTCAGATTTTTGAGCTCCTGAAGGATCTAATGTCCAAAGAAGACTTTCAG GCCAAACTAGCTTCCACTCTTGAGCGCCTGTGTGATAAACTGCCTGCACAAGCCACCAAAATCTGCCACGATGAGGTGGAAAAGACCCTTCCTCTGGCCATCAGCTTTCTTACCAACATGATG AAACCAGAGGAAATCTGTACTTATCTTGGGTTGTGTGGCGGTCGTGACAATGGCATGATGAGAGAACTGTTGCTGAACCACATCTACAAAACTGTATCAGTGCCAACTATGAAG CTCGAGTGGTCTGTTCAGTGTTCAGTCTGCACATACATTGTGAGAACAGTAGAGTATCTGTTTCCCAAAGAGAAGGCTCAG AGTGTCATAACTACCCTACTGGAGAGTTTGTGCACTGAGTTTCCAACTCTGGTTCAGTCACAGTGCAATAATATAGTTGAACAATACGTACAATTGTTGATTGACATGTTAGTGAACAGCAGCTCTCCAAACTTTATATGCAAACTTCTGAGTTTTTGTGAAATACTAGAAATCCCTTTCAAAG AACGTGTGCTTTCTGATTGTGATTCTTGTCTTACGCTGGCCATTCTCACACATATGCACCTGGGCTCCAATGCCACCAAGAGCCAGACAGCCTCCTTCCTTGACTCTGTCTGCCAGCTGCACCTCACTGCAATGCCAAAG TGCCAGATCTACACACAGCGTCATGGAAACCATCTCAGCATGTTTCTGGGCAAAGAACAGGGGGCACTGGATGTATGCAAG AGGGCCAATCTTTGTGTAGCTCCAGACAAGGAGCTGGTCATGGCAGGTGACCCCTGCAGTTCCGGCCCAAACTACCGCTGTAAGGATCTCCAGACTGCTCTAGAGTGTGGG GCAGTTTCCTTCTGTCAGATGAATGTGTGGGGATGA
- the sftpba gene encoding prosaposin isoform X1, whose product MTAIKLVISIALLVSVNARSVDPGSMMNVLMGEDDIMRGDMCQDCTQIFELLKDLMSKEDFQAKLASTLERLCDKLPAQATKICHDEVEKTLPLAISFLTNMMKPEEICTYLGLCGGRDNGMMRELLLNHIYKTVSVPTMKLEWSVQCSVCTYIVRTVEYLFPKEKAQSVITTLLESLCTEFPTLVQSQCNNIVEQYVQLLIDMLVNSSSPNFICKLLSFCEILEIPFKAERVLSDCDSCLTLAILTHMHLGSNATKSQTASFLDSVCQLHLTAMPKCQIYTQRHGNHLSMFLGKEQGALDVCKRANLCVAPDKELVMAGDPCSSGPNYRCKDLQTALECGAVSFCQMNVWG is encoded by the exons ATGACGGCCATCAAACTTGTGATCTCCATTGCCCTTCTAGTTTCAG TCAATGCACGTTCAGTTGATCCTGGAAGTATGATGAATGTCCTGATGGGTGAGGATGACATTATG AGAGGTGACATGTGTCAGGACTGCACTCAGATTTTTGAGCTCCTGAAGGATCTAATGTCCAAAGAAGACTTTCAG GCCAAACTAGCTTCCACTCTTGAGCGCCTGTGTGATAAACTGCCTGCACAAGCCACCAAAATCTGCCACGATGAGGTGGAAAAGACCCTTCCTCTGGCCATCAGCTTTCTTACCAACATGATG AAACCAGAGGAAATCTGTACTTATCTTGGGTTGTGTGGCGGTCGTGACAATGGCATGATGAGAGAACTGTTGCTGAACCACATCTACAAAACTGTATCAGTGCCAACTATGAAG CTCGAGTGGTCTGTTCAGTGTTCAGTCTGCACATACATTGTGAGAACAGTAGAGTATCTGTTTCCCAAAGAGAAGGCTCAG AGTGTCATAACTACCCTACTGGAGAGTTTGTGCACTGAGTTTCCAACTCTGGTTCAGTCACAGTGCAATAATATAGTTGAACAATACGTACAATTGTTGATTGACATGTTAGTGAACAGCAGCTCTCCAAACTTTATATGCAAACTTCTGAGTTTTTGTGAAATACTAGAAATCCCTTTCAAAG CAGAACGTGTGCTTTCTGATTGTGATTCTTGTCTTACGCTGGCCATTCTCACACATATGCACCTGGGCTCCAATGCCACCAAGAGCCAGACAGCCTCCTTCCTTGACTCTGTCTGCCAGCTGCACCTCACTGCAATGCCAAAG TGCCAGATCTACACACAGCGTCATGGAAACCATCTCAGCATGTTTCTGGGCAAAGAACAGGGGGCACTGGATGTATGCAAG AGGGCCAATCTTTGTGTAGCTCCAGACAAGGAGCTGGTCATGGCAGGTGACCCCTGCAGTTCCGGCCCAAACTACCGCTGTAAGGATCTCCAGACTGCTCTAGAGTGTGGG GCAGTTTCCTTCTGTCAGATGAATGTGTGGGGATGA